TGCTGTGATCgtgatattattttactttttagcATACAAGTGATTGTTTGCTATTATTTGACACCATACAAAAATGAGTTTGTTCCTTACTGTTTTTTCGATTTGTtaacttatattatatattgttgactatatttttatatttctgatCGTGGCAGGGGATTATTTCACTTTTGTTTCCTCTCTAAAATATTGGGTAGCTGCTATATGATATCTTAATATTGCCACTGGAAAATATATCATGTCTGAAGATGCTGGATCTATGTTGGTAGTTTATGATGATCCCTCCGACCAACGCTCACTATCTTTGGATGATGCAAGCAGCACTGAGGAGTCTCCCGATGAAACCAGGCTCTCCTTGGAAACAACACATGATGCTATTCCATACATTGGCCAAAGGTTTGCCACTCATGATGCTGCTTATGAATTCTATAGTGAATTTGCGAAAAGGAGTGGCTTCTCAATTAGACGTCACCGTACAGAAGGAAAAGATGGCGTTGGAAAAGGACTTACTAGGCGCTACTTTGTTTGTCACCGTGCTGGCAATACTCCTGTCAAAACATCAACTGAAAGCAAACCTCAAAGAAATAGAAAGTCTTCTCGTTGTGGGTGTCAGGCTTACATGCGTATTAGCAAAACAACAGAATTTGGAGCTCCAGAATGGCGTGTGACTGGTTTTGCTAACCACCATAATCATGAACTTTTAGAACCAAACCAAGTTCGATTTCTCCCTGCATACAGAACTATCTCGGATGTTGACAAAAATCGAATACTAATGTTTGCCAAGACAGGAATTTCTGTTCATCAAATGATGAGGCTTATGGAGCTTGAGAAGTGTGTGGAACCTGGATATTTGCCTTTTACTGAAAAAGATGTTAGGAATTTACTCCAGTCATTTAGGAAATTAGATCCAGAAGAAGAAAGCTTAGATTTATTAAGAATGTGCAGAAATATTAAGGAGAAAGAccctaattttaaatttgactaCACACTTGATGCAAACAATCGTTTGGAGAATATTGCTTGGTCATATGCTTCATCAATCCAATGGTACGATATATTCGGTGACGCGGTGGTGTTTGATACAACACACCGGCTGACTGCTTTTGACATGCCGCTGGGGATATGGGTTGGAATAAACAATTATGGAATGCCTTGCTTTTTTGGCTGCACACTTTTACGTGATGAAACCGTGAGGTCGTTTTCCTGGGCACTGAAGGTACTGTGATGAAGTTATcatcattagtttttttttcttgttctttttgtTCAAATTGTGTCGTAGGCTCTTCAGTTTTTTTACACACTGCCCTAATTAGTGAAAACAAGCAAAATGGAAGGGCAACAAATTTCAtctttctttcactttttaCTTGTGGAATCTAAATTTATGAGAAGTTACGcatctttttaatttacattgcttgtttcttttgtttttcttttttctataaatCACCTTCTTGGAAGGCTTTCTTAGGGTTCATGAATGGAAAGGCTCCGCAAACTATATTAACCGACCAAAATATATGTCTCAAAGAAGCACTATCCACAGAAATGCCTACAACAAAACACGCTTTCTGCATATGGATGATAGTAGCAAAGTTTCCATCCTGGTTTAATGCTGTTCTAGGGGAACGGTATAATGAGTGGAAGGCTGAATTTTATAGACTTTATAATCTTGAGTCAGTTGAGGATTTTGATCTAGGTTGGAGGGAAATGCTTTGTTCTTTTGGGTTGCATTCCAATCGGCACATGGTTAATTTATATAGTTCACGCTCTCTTTGGGCGTTGCCATTTTTGAGAAGCCATTTTCTTGCTGGAATGACTTCAACTGGTCAGTCAAAGTCAATCAATGCTTTCATTCAACGATTTCTGAGTGCACAAACTCGCCTTGCACACTTTGTTGAACAGGTATTATATCTCTCTGTCTCTATTGATATGGATATTGTTATGTTGGTTTTCAAAGCGTATATGCGAATTTGGTTTTATCCAATGTTTTATAGTGAAAGATCTATATCTGTGTTGACTTGGGTTTTTTTGGCACAATCAGGTAGCTGTTGCTGTGGATTTTAAAGATCAAACTGGAGAACAACAAACCATGCAGCAGAATCTCCAAAATGTTTGCCTCAAAACAGGGGCCCCTATGGAATCACACGCGGCCACAATCCTCACTCCTTTTGCCTTTTCAAAGCTCCAAGAACAACTTGTACTGGCGGCACATTATGCATCGTTTTCAAT
This portion of the Vigna unguiculata cultivar IT97K-499-35 chromosome 6, ASM411807v1, whole genome shotgun sequence genome encodes:
- the LOC114187068 gene encoding protein FAR1-RELATED SEQUENCE 11 encodes the protein MSEDAGSMLVVYDDPSDQRSLSLDDASSTEESPDETRLSLETTHDAIPYIGQRFATHDAAYEFYSEFAKRSGFSIRRHRTEGKDGVGKGLTRRYFVCHRAGNTPVKTSTESKPQRNRKSSRCGCQAYMRISKTTEFGAPEWRVTGFANHHNHELLEPNQVRFLPAYRTISDVDKNRILMFAKTGISVHQMMRLMELEKCVEPGYLPFTEKDVRNLLQSFRKLDPEEESLDLLRMCRNIKEKDPNFKFDYTLDANNRLENIAWSYASSIQWYDIFGDAVVFDTTHRLTAFDMPLGIWVGINNYGMPCFFGCTLLRDETVRSFSWALKAFLGFMNGKAPQTILTDQNICLKEALSTEMPTTKHAFCIWMIVAKFPSWFNAVLGERYNEWKAEFYRLYNLESVEDFDLGWREMLCSFGLHSNRHMVNLYSSRSLWALPFLRSHFLAGMTSTGQSKSINAFIQRFLSAQTRLAHFVEQVAVAVDFKDQTGEQQTMQQNLQNVCLKTGAPMESHAATILTPFAFSKLQEQLVLAAHYASFSIEDGFLVRHHTKTEGGRKVYWAPQEGIISCSCHQFEFTGILCRHSLRVLSTGNCFQIPDGYLPIRWRRISMPSSKLLQSAPNDHAERVKLLQNMVSSLMTESAKSKERLDIATEHVSILLSRLREQPISLQGGRESQN